The segment gtGAAAATCTAAACCATAGGCTCGAACCTTGAACTTTTGGTAAGTTACATGAACATTAACAGACTAAAACTGttcacattttataataatggcTTTGCAAATAGGAATAGAGCTTGTGATGGaagtaaaaaaagcattttttgagATCACTGTTGAGATCATCAAATGTTGAGATATTTGTTGAGACCAAATATCTATGCATAAATGAGATGATATTGATAGCTGATAGTACTAAGGACTAGTACAGTCAGTACAATGCAGGGATCGACACCAGACAGTTTCCATTCCAGGACTCGCCCTATTCGTCCTTTCCTTTATGCACGGCTTCTCTGGCCTCTCTCCCACAAGTGTTGGTGTTACTTTGCAGTGACCGCTTGTCCTATCCCGCTCTGCTCAAGTTCTGCGACCACAGACATGTGTTTGAACTCTGCTGGTTTGTGGTTGAAAGTCTCTACTAGTTGAAAAGTCTCATGTCTCTGTGCTGCATAAAATAACTGCACCTGATTGGCCAAACATTGAGCTTCTTGAACAGtctggaaaacaaaagaaattactataaaataagcaaaacatGGACTGaagctgaaaaataatttacttttaactttaaaggaacttaatttaaaattaatatttaaattaaaattaaaattaaattaacaaaaaacactaCTTGGATTTTATACTGGGGCAAAATGTTCAATTTTGTTTacaaaatcaatttaaataagCCAATTAACCATCATACAACCTGTTATACAACTATAAATTATTAGCCAAACTAATCCTTTAATAACAATATTACCCAAACAAGTGTGGAGCTGTGTGTGTAATACTCACAACAAACTTGTTATCCCTTTCAGCAGTCATGAGCACAACATCCTTGTCCTGCTTCAGGTCGGAGTAGTGGTAGAGAATCAGCTGGCTTGGAGCGTTTTCTCCCAAAGTCTGCATAGAAAATAaagcgtatatatatatatatataaaaacaaaaagcaggacTTCGACATGTAACACTGCCCAAATGCAGGATTATTTACCTGAACATTGATGAGGGAGGTAAAGTGTAGTTCCTGAGCAGTCCATTGACCCAGAAAGAATTCATATCCTTCTTCCCGGGGCAGAGGATACAGGaactgttaaagaaaaaacatggttACTGCGAATAACTGaagcaattaattaataattgaaaaacccaagcacattttaaatgcaattgTGATGGaatgaaaagcttttttttttctttcacaatttgagtacTGGAAAATACCCATACCAAATTCATATATGTAGTAACCCAGTCATTTAGAACATTCAGGTCTTCAGCTGTctttttattgccatataacaTTACCGAGTCTTGAtgcaacaccagatcataacactgcccctcCAAAGACTTGGACATTGGGCCAATCCAGTCAGGCCACATTACCCTTTTTCATTGCTCCTAAGTCTAATCTtcatgcttccttttttttttttaatcagcaattttttctgattagtctcactattaaatgtttttttatggccacacagtTCAGTCCTAGTCctcctgaatatttttttttttgccactgctCACTAAAAATCATAACCGAGCTGTACTGTTAAATTTTTCAACACACCTTTACTCAGCATAAATTAGTTGACAGTAAAGTACCATCTTTAGAGGTTTTAATAACGTgtgacagttcttaacccaattccatcaatctctttagttttctttgcttgatgtagcTCCTTCTAAAACGACATTTTGCCAGGgttctttttaaaacaatgctgcctccttgtggtttaaaaaatgtttagagcAGGGTAAAAATACATTGTGCAAAACAAATGCTCCAGAACCAGGGTTGGTAACCTGTGACATAAATTATATTACTGCTAGAGATCTCAGGGTTCCCTAGAATTCATAGAGTTTAGTATAACCAATGATTGATGGTATTTATTTCCCATTTTAATCCAGATGTTCAGAGAATACAACATTTCTGCACCACTATACTGTAGTTCTATTCTCTGACTTAGTTTGCACCTCATAGTTCAGTTTAGCAGCTAGGTGTGTTCTCattttccaaaaaataaaaaaataaaaataaattaaacaatgaaTAAATGACTGAATGCCAATATGAAAGCAGCCTTGTGATCCCAGCATGATTAAATAAACATGGAATTAATGAGTATATCATTACTGCATGCCTTACCATTGGGCAGAGCTTTGCACGGCTGATCATCTTCTCATAAGTCGAGCCctgaagaataaaaattatttagttaCTGTAAAATCTTGTAAAACAAAACTAAGTTATTTAGTTTCATACCAAACGTATTTAGTTACAAAATAATCtctaaatttaattatataatcatGCACTTGCAAACTAAAGAAATGATCTTACTCACTGGTATGACAGCACTGATGGTGTCTTTTGTTGAGAAGTAGTTCATCCAAAGCTTAtcaaaacaattaaacattgTTTACCGGTTCAAGTagcaattaatacatttatgcCAAATTTATGTCATTCCTAAAATATTTCTCATGAGctttatttgtgtgtatatatacactgtatatataaaaataaaatgtataagtgATGTTACAATCAATAACTAAAGCAGTCACCTCTCCAATTTCAGCACCAGACTTGTCCTTCACCATGTCAAGGTTAAGGATTGAATCTAAGGTCtgccacacacaaacaaaataatcaatcaatcaatcaatcaatcaaatacAAGCACAGAAATGAGAAAATGGCTGAGTAACCTACCTTGTTTTTAGTAAAACCCGCAGGTCCTGCATTGCCTCCCTCATCTTTCTAGAAGCATGAGATAAACAATagtgcacataaaaaaaatagcacataTACACCAATATTATACAAGAATATAGGTAATATAGGTTGCATATGTCTGTGCAACGAAGGAACAAGATGTCTTTGTCATTTACCGTCTGCTCCATTAGTTTAATGAAGTCAGCTTGTTTGGAGTGGCCCACAGGCTCTTTTTTAACCTCATTGCACTTCTCGAGCCGGGCTTTGTACTCTTGAGGTTTGTTGCTGGAGATACAATAACAAGATATGTTTGTTACTGTGTGTGAATATATGTTTAATTATGCTTGTTAATTCacagttaattttatttgacaaatacaaaatacatgtTTAAATTCTAATAGCTATACTACGACAGGATATCAAAAGTTTCGAGATTCGAGTGTCACAGATCTGGTCGCTTTCGCTGTATGTCCTCATTCAGATGCCTTAAAATCTGGCAGTATAATTTGCTTTTGATGGTCTGGCCCCTCAGTAAGATTTCTTGATTTACACTCCCTTGAATATTGAAAAAGAAGGTGAGCATGCACTTGGTTGAGCTGCGGACCTGCCTCGACTTTTTCAGTTATGGAGATGATGGACTCTTCGACTATAAAGACTGTTGCTTTGTGTCTTAGGATCGCACCCTCATCTAACCAAGTTGAAGGATAAGTCATCCACAGCATGCTGatggagttcttggcagactttgatgcaatgttccttctgctcctgggtcagcaacCTGGGGATAAACTTTGAACAGCAACACAGCGCATGTTCGAATCCCAGGATTGCCTGGACTCTTCTGTAAGACACACCGACAATGGCAGCAAGGTTGTGAAATGTTCTCAGATGGTCATCATGCAAAAGTTGTCAAAGTTGTTGAAGGTCTTTCTGATCTCTCATCGTCTTCCAGTCATGTTTTTCCACTCTTGAAGAGCgtgtgccactcaaaacacctcaaaAGGCTCATTGCAGCATCGCTGAAAACTTGCCGAATCACGTCAAATGTCTCTTTTTGCCCAGTGTCACGCAGAATTTCACGttcgctctttgttctaacttgctgtccatgatgaaatagcagatgAGGTAATGCACATGACCAGAATAGCACGAGTTGCTATCACAGCTCCCGGTGTACACAGAACTCACAGAACtgtgtcttttggcacactgacttctGAAGCTCAGTGCaccctgtgactgtgtgtgtgtgtgtgtgtgtgtgtgtgtgtgtgttggcgtGCTACAAAACTAGTCtggaaactttttgataccaccacCCCTGCCCCATGATGATCACTGTATTATATGATGATATACTGAAATGCTTCTGCTGAGGTAAATTGCAAAAATGTaagaacacacactgacacctaGCAAACATGCTACATTATCTTCCCTAACCTGTACAATATCTCTCCTATAATTAGTATGACATTAGTATGACAGTGCGAGTATATTATAGCTTGGTAGTAATAGAGTATAACAGTGTAATTAGTAGTACAATATAATAAATAGTACAGTAGGACTTGCTGTAGTACTGCAGTGATTTACCTTCGCAGTTTTCTGATCTTCTCTTCATATTTGCTATAATACGGGTTTTCCTCTAATTCCGGTTCCTTTTTCACAGAAAAAGCTCTGAGCTGACTGGGCACAAGTCCGGGAATGAGAGGTCTAATGCCCGCGGCTCTCACCGCTAACATACCACGGTACAAACAGGCCATTTGCACCACGGCCGCCGCCATCTTCTCCCCGTCGCACATCAATAGTGTTCCGGGTGACTTCCGGcaggttcttcttcttcttcttctttgttgttgttttttttgtaggcGGGCAGCCAACTTATatgtgcattaccgccaccttctggactggagtgtggattATCAGATTGGATTAAAGTTCTCTTAGATGCTATCTACTAGACCAGTTTCGTTTAGGTAATTAAACATACAACACTTCTACATATTTTCTGTTGTCGTTTCTACTCCATCCTGCTGTATGGTTTCTCTGAGATACGGTCTTTATTTGTCGTATCTTTTACAGtttgttaatatacagtatgtgttactgtctctattTGTCCACAGAATTCACATTCTCCAGTTGGGTGTTAGCGTATTATCTTAAGAATTTGATTTAGTCCTGTGTGTCCTATTCTTAGTCTAGCTGTGATGATTTCCTCTCTTCTGTTTCTGCCCCATCCTTTCACTCTTTTGGTCTGTTTTTGAATTTTATGCATATGTCTACCTGTTTCTACATCATCCCACCTTTCTTGCCATCACTCTTTAGTttctgtgcagtgtgtgtgtgtgtgtgtgtgtccatgccTATGATAGTCCCAGAGTCCTGTTCTTGACTAACAGGATTGGTCTTCAGCTCTTGTAGCTCATCCATCTCAGCATTCAGTGTTCAATGCTGAGCTGATTTTCTGCTTATCATAGGTGTAATCAGTGAATGGGTTACTAAATACTTCCTGGCAGTTTCAAACAATCAGTCAgtttggtgtttgtgtgtgtgtgtgtgtgtaagtgagagaaTTAtgccaaaatgtttaaataaaacataataggGCACGTTGAAATAAGAAAGTAATTAAAGACAGAGTGGTTTTACTGTTCCATCTTGCACATGAAATTTATGCAAGATTTCAGTTTTCAGTTTATTaaacaattacatttattttaaacattcataGTTACACTTAAAATAATCATCCACAAGGTAAGTTATTTCCTATATCTGTTGATGTAGCagctttgttttagtttttaattatttttggtgTGGTAATTACCACCCcaatattgatttaaaaatattttccaataacagcacaatctattgtgttttatt is part of the Clarias gariepinus isolate MV-2021 ecotype Netherlands chromosome 15, CGAR_prim_01v2, whole genome shotgun sequence genome and harbors:
- the atpaf1 gene encoding ATP synthase mitochondrial F1 complex assembly factor 1 codes for the protein MCDGEKMAAAVVQMACLYRGMLAVRAAGIRPLIPGLVPSQLRAFSVKKEPELEENPYYSKYEEKIRKLRSNKPQEYKARLEKCNEVKKEPVGHSKQADFIKLMEQTKDEGGNAGPAGFTKNKTLDSILNLDMVKDKSGAEIGELWMNYFSTKDTISAVIPGSTYEKMISRAKLCPMFLYPLPREEGYEFFLGQWTAQELHFTSLINVQTLGENAPSQLILYHYSDLKQDKDVVLMTAERDNKFVTVQEAQCLANQVQLFYAAQRHETFQLVETFNHKPAEFKHMSVVAELEQSGIGQAVTAK